Proteins encoded in a region of the Candidatus Caldatribacterium sp. genome:
- a CDS encoding ABC transporter substrate-binding protein: MKRFLFTLSFVLLVFLCVPFAFSEVKNPDTYIYLSIGEPDTLDPHYAYDTASGDVIGAVYENLIAYKGESVTEFVPRLATEVPTVENGLIRDGGKTYVFPIRKGVKFHNGNDLTPEDVEYSFERGILFDPYAGPMWMLIEALFGYGTLEDFVQDKVGIAWSDMVDEEGNLKSEEYRQKLIDFYNTYIDPAVEVEGDNVVFHLVRPFAPFLSILAQNSSWSAILDKETCISLGLWDGQADGWWKYHNWKKEKSPLYEKAIGTGPFKLLEWDRTQQKVTLVRNDEYWGEKPKLAKVIIWGVDEWSTRRSMLEKGDADQITTPLQYLDQVKDLPGVVIREGSRLTITALHFNWSVAKDSKYLGSGKLDGEGIPPDFFSDVHVRKAFSYAFDYDTFIEQVLKGYGHRVPSVIPRGLLGFNENLPMYPFDLEKAKEEFQKAWNGEVWEKGFKLTLLYNTGNEARQTACEMLKEHIESLNPKFKIEVQGVQWPTYLDAYRQRQLPAFIIGWLADYPDPHNFIFTYYHSNGAYGTTQGELFRKFAQENLDALIEQAIEETDPGKRQALYEEIQKIAYENALGIPLYQPEEVYVMRSWVKGWMFNPMRPGEANYDGIWKEE; this comes from the coding sequence ATGAAAAGATTTCTTTTTACCCTGAGCTTTGTGCTCCTTGTGTTTTTGTGCGTGCCGTTCGCGTTCTCGGAGGTCAAGAATCCCGATACCTATATCTACCTCTCTATCGGGGAGCCGGACACTCTCGACCCTCATTACGCGTACGATACGGCAAGTGGCGATGTTATTGGCGCCGTGTATGAGAACCTCATTGCGTACAAGGGAGAAAGCGTTACGGAATTCGTCCCTCGCCTGGCAACGGAAGTTCCCACCGTGGAGAATGGCCTTATCCGGGATGGTGGGAAGACGTATGTCTTCCCTATCCGGAAAGGGGTCAAATTCCACAACGGTAACGATTTGACTCCTGAAGACGTTGAGTACAGTTTCGAGCGGGGCATTCTTTTTGACCCTTATGCAGGACCTATGTGGATGCTCATAGAGGCACTCTTTGGATACGGAACCCTTGAGGATTTTGTTCAGGACAAGGTAGGAATTGCGTGGAGCGATATGGTTGATGAGGAAGGGAATCTGAAGAGCGAAGAGTACCGACAGAAGCTCATCGACTTCTACAACACGTACATCGACCCGGCTGTCGAGGTAGAGGGGGATAACGTAGTTTTCCACCTTGTTCGGCCCTTTGCGCCATTCCTGAGCATTCTTGCCCAGAACTCAAGCTGGAGTGCCATCCTTGATAAGGAGACTTGCATCTCCCTTGGCCTTTGGGATGGACAGGCGGATGGATGGTGGAAGTACCACAACTGGAAAAAGGAAAAAAGCCCTCTCTACGAAAAGGCCATTGGTACTGGCCCCTTCAAGCTCCTTGAGTGGGACAGAACCCAGCAGAAGGTGACTCTGGTCCGGAACGATGAGTACTGGGGAGAGAAGCCGAAGCTTGCCAAAGTGATTATCTGGGGTGTCGATGAGTGGAGCACCCGGCGTTCCATGCTCGAGAAAGGAGATGCAGACCAGATTACGACCCCACTCCAGTACCTCGACCAGGTGAAAGACTTACCGGGAGTTGTCATTCGGGAAGGTTCCCGGCTCACCATTACTGCCTTGCATTTTAACTGGAGTGTGGCAAAGGACAGTAAATACCTCGGCAGCGGAAAACTCGATGGCGAGGGTATTCCTCCAGACTTTTTCAGCGACGTACATGTGCGAAAGGCCTTCTCGTACGCTTTCGACTACGATACCTTTATAGAGCAAGTCCTTAAAGGATACGGGCATCGCGTGCCTTCTGTCATTCCAAGAGGGCTTCTTGGCTTTAACGAGAATCTCCCCATGTATCCCTTTGATCTCGAAAAGGCAAAAGAAGAGTTCCAGAAAGCCTGGAATGGAGAGGTTTGGGAGAAGGGATTCAAGCTGACGCTCCTCTACAACACAGGAAATGAAGCGCGCCAGACGGCTTGTGAAATGCTCAAAGAGCACATCGAATCCCTGAACCCGAAGTTCAAGATCGAGGTCCAAGGAGTCCAGTGGCCAACGTACCTCGATGCGTACCGGCAGAGGCAGCTCCCGGCCTTCATCATTGGATGGCTTGCTGACTATCCGGACCCCCACAACTTCATCTTCACCTACTACCACAGTAACGGTGCATACGGAACAACCCAGGGAGAATTGTTCCGAAAGTTTGCCCAGGAGAACCTGGATGCGCTCATTGAGCAGGCGATTGAAGAAACCGATCCCGGTAAGCGGCAGGCACTCTACGAGGAAATTCAAAAGATTGCCTATGAGAATGCCTTGGGGATACCGCTCTACCAGCCGGAGGAAGTTTACGTCATGCGGAGCTGGGTTAAGGGCTGGATGTTCAACCCCATGCGTCCTGGAGAAGCTAACTACGACGGTATCTGGAAAGAGGAGTGA
- a CDS encoding ABC transporter permease: MIFYILRRLLFLPLTLFGISLLLFLMIGLLGPYQRLATFINSPERLKGVDVDRLVELYGLNDPLIIQYGRWLKNLFQGNLGWSYVGKEPVLSAILKRFPYTLELTLFAAIPIILLGTNLGVLAALHHNKPLDHGLRIFAVVGWSFPDFVFGLFVLLVFYGTLGWFPPGNLSVWAEEIVKSPYFRSFTGMLTLDALLNGRFDIFLDALRHLAGPVLTLTYVEFAFLLRITRSSMLEVLRKEYVRTARAKGLDERVVIHKHAKRNALIPVATVSGQTVIGLLAGTVIVETVFNRTGLGSFIALAAEQLDYASIMGGTLFFGLILVIGNLCVDLSYAFIDPRVRLE, translated from the coding sequence ATGATTTTCTACATTCTTCGGCGTCTGCTTTTTCTTCCTCTGACTCTTTTTGGTATTTCTCTTCTCCTTTTCCTCATGATTGGTCTTCTCGGACCGTACCAGCGTCTGGCTACCTTTATCAACAGTCCCGAGCGATTGAAGGGAGTTGACGTGGATAGGCTCGTGGAACTCTATGGGCTCAATGACCCCCTTATCATCCAGTACGGTCGGTGGTTGAAAAACCTTTTCCAGGGAAACCTTGGATGGTCCTACGTGGGGAAAGAGCCGGTGCTCTCGGCAATTCTCAAGCGTTTTCCATACACTCTGGAACTCACCCTCTTTGCTGCCATTCCTATCATCCTTCTGGGAACGAACCTTGGAGTTCTTGCGGCACTCCACCACAACAAACCCCTGGATCACGGGTTGCGAATTTTTGCAGTGGTGGGATGGTCATTTCCTGATTTTGTTTTTGGGCTCTTTGTGCTCCTCGTTTTCTATGGGACCCTTGGATGGTTTCCGCCGGGAAACTTGAGCGTCTGGGCAGAGGAAATCGTTAAGTCCCCGTACTTTCGAAGTTTCACGGGCATGCTCACCCTTGATGCCCTTTTGAATGGGCGGTTTGATATCTTTCTTGACGCTTTGCGCCATCTTGCCGGTCCGGTACTCACCCTAACGTACGTGGAATTTGCCTTTCTCCTTCGGATTACCCGTTCCTCTATGCTTGAGGTGCTCCGGAAAGAGTACGTCCGAACAGCCCGTGCAAAGGGGCTTGACGAGCGTGTAGTCATTCACAAGCATGCCAAGCGAAATGCGCTGATTCCTGTGGCTACGGTGAGCGGGCAAACCGTCATCGGCCTTTTGGCCGGGACTGTCATCGTGGAGACGGTTTTCAACCGGACGGGTCTTGGGAGCTTCATTGCCCTCGCCGCCGAGCAGCTTGACTATGCCTCCATCATGGGTGGGACCCTCTTTTTCGGGCTCATCCTCGTTATCGGAAATCTCTGTGTCGATCTCTCCTATGCATTCATCGATCCTCGGGTGAGGCTTGAGTGA
- a CDS encoding ABC transporter permease, with translation MREETRKALRRFFSNASGILGVALLGLFAFVAVSAPFLAPPKPGRDPYFMPVVTWSADPIPPSREHPFGIAGKRDIFYGVVWGTRTAFRIGIIVTLASTAIGLFVGSLAGYFGKLLDEVLMRVTDIFMAIPFLVAAMVLTTVLGTGLDKVMIALIVFSWMYPARLIRGNILQVKEEQFVLAAKSLGVSDFVVILRHVLPNAIFPVLIQASMRMGSLVITAAALSFLGLGAPQGYADWGALLNYARNWMLGGYGATFKYWYMITFPGVAMVLFVLAWNLLGDALRDAFDPRLRW, from the coding sequence ATGCGAGAGGAAACGAGGAAGGCGTTGCGGCGATTCTTCTCAAACGCTTCCGGGATTTTGGGGGTTGCTCTCCTTGGACTTTTCGCCTTTGTGGCCGTTTCGGCCCCCTTTCTTGCTCCCCCAAAACCTGGACGGGACCCATACTTCATGCCTGTCGTGACCTGGAGTGCTGATCCTATTCCACCTTCTCGGGAGCATCCTTTCGGCATTGCTGGGAAAAGGGATATCTTCTATGGTGTCGTGTGGGGGACGCGCACGGCTTTTCGAATCGGTATCATCGTGACCCTTGCCTCAACGGCTATCGGCCTTTTCGTGGGGTCCCTGGCAGGGTATTTTGGGAAACTTCTCGATGAGGTGCTCATGCGGGTAACTGATATTTTCATGGCCATTCCCTTTCTCGTTGCTGCCATGGTGCTCACCACTGTGCTTGGAACCGGCCTTGATAAAGTGATGATTGCCCTTATTGTCTTTAGCTGGATGTACCCTGCCCGACTCATCCGGGGAAACATTCTCCAGGTCAAGGAGGAACAGTTTGTCCTGGCGGCGAAATCTCTTGGGGTGAGTGACTTTGTTGTCATTCTCCGTCACGTTCTCCCTAACGCCATTTTTCCGGTGCTCATTCAAGCTTCCATGCGTATGGGGTCTCTGGTAATTACTGCGGCGGCTCTGAGTTTCCTTGGCCTTGGAGCACCCCAGGGGTACGCTGACTGGGGTGCGCTCCTCAACTATGCCAGGAATTGGATGCTCGGGGGATACGGGGCAACGTTCAAGTACTGGTACATGATTACTTTCCCCGGGGTGGCCATGGTGCTTTTCGTCCTTGCCTGGAATCTCCTTGGTGACGCCCTGCGCGATGCCTTTGACCCCCGTCTCCGGTGGTGA
- a CDS encoding ABC transporter ATP-binding protein yields MLLEVRNLRVYFRNDEGQELKAVDGVSFSVPHGKTVALVGESGCGKSVTSLAILRLVEANGRIAGGEVLFEGKNLLTLPEKEMQKVRGKDIAIIFQEPSAALNPVYTVGEQIMEAILLHQSVSRERARALAEEMLRLVGIPEPKKRLNEYPHELSGGMKQRAMIAMALSCRPKLLIADEPTTSLDVTIQAQILALLRDLQRQIGMAILLITHDLGIVADMADEVVVMYAGKVVERGSKYDIFKHCRHPYTLGLLRSIPRLDIEQETLETIPGFVPDPLHFPEGCRFRGRCFLEDEACLAEPPEISLGNGHVVYCHHVASFAEVAYGKR; encoded by the coding sequence ATGCTCCTTGAGGTTCGGAATCTCCGTGTGTACTTCCGAAACGACGAGGGTCAAGAGCTCAAAGCTGTTGACGGGGTGAGCTTTTCTGTTCCCCATGGGAAGACTGTTGCCCTGGTGGGGGAGTCTGGATGTGGTAAGAGCGTGACATCTCTTGCGATTCTGCGTCTTGTTGAGGCTAACGGTCGAATTGCAGGGGGTGAGGTGCTCTTTGAAGGGAAAAATCTCCTCACCCTTCCGGAGAAGGAAATGCAGAAAGTGCGAGGCAAGGACATTGCCATTATTTTCCAGGAGCCTTCTGCAGCCCTCAATCCGGTGTACACGGTGGGAGAGCAAATCATGGAGGCTATTCTCCTGCATCAGTCGGTCTCTCGAGAGAGGGCCCGTGCTCTGGCGGAGGAGATGCTCCGTCTTGTGGGAATTCCCGAACCGAAGAAGCGCCTCAATGAATATCCCCATGAGCTCTCAGGGGGTATGAAGCAACGAGCCATGATAGCCATGGCGCTTTCCTGTCGCCCGAAACTCCTCATCGCTGACGAACCCACAACCTCTCTTGACGTTACTATTCAGGCGCAGATTTTAGCGCTTCTTCGGGATCTCCAGCGCCAAATCGGTATGGCTATTCTTCTCATCACCCATGACCTCGGCATTGTTGCCGATATGGCGGATGAGGTTGTGGTTATGTACGCAGGAAAGGTGGTCGAACGGGGATCGAAATACGATATTTTCAAACACTGCCGCCACCCGTATACCCTTGGGCTTTTGCGTTCTATTCCTCGCCTTGATATTGAGCAGGAAACCCTCGAAACCATTCCTGGCTTTGTACCGGATCCTCTCCATTTCCCCGAGGGCTGCCGATTCCGGGGCCGTTGTTTCCTTGAAGATGAAGCCTGTCTTGCTGAGCCTCCAGAAATCTCTCTTGGTAACGGGCACGTTGTGTACTGTCACCACGTTGCCTCTTTCGCCGAGGTAGCCTATGGGAAGCGGTGA